In a single window of the Frondihabitans peucedani genome:
- a CDS encoding PP2C family protein-serine/threonine phosphatase — translation MASSIKSSALSNVGKIRANNQDSGYAGNNLFVVADGMGGHAGGDVASAIAIRRIRETDKGYTSPGDAEFALQSSLIAANQLLAETVFEHQELTGMGTTVSAMIRVGNSMAIAHIGDSRIYLYRDGELSQITADHTFVQRLVDSGRITPEEAAVHPRRSVLMRVLGDVDAAPEIDTAIIGTQPGDRWLICSDGLSSYLAEDRIRKALASGLDADAVGRRLVKETLDHGAPDNVTVVVVDVDESETSAAEVPTTVGSAAAPLTFEGQEGRRPLRLPTILLHPLKVATTPEDSHFEPESDEYLAELIAEDRRRARRRRITWLVALVVAILLVAGGVFSTYRWTQDHYYVGEQGGTVVIYKGVQQSVGPIALSSVYETTTVSVSDLSNYNRQNVKDTINAGSLRDARAIVERLADASSQ, via the coding sequence GTGGCGTCGTCGATCAAGAGCTCCGCGCTGTCGAACGTTGGCAAGATCAGGGCCAACAATCAAGACTCCGGCTACGCGGGGAACAACCTCTTCGTGGTCGCCGACGGCATGGGCGGGCACGCGGGCGGCGACGTCGCGTCGGCGATCGCCATCCGCAGGATCCGCGAGACCGACAAGGGCTACACGTCACCCGGCGACGCCGAGTTCGCCCTCCAGTCGTCGCTGATCGCCGCGAACCAGCTCCTTGCCGAGACCGTGTTCGAGCACCAGGAGCTCACGGGCATGGGCACCACGGTCAGCGCGATGATCCGCGTGGGCAACAGCATGGCGATCGCCCACATCGGCGACTCCCGCATCTACCTGTACCGCGACGGCGAGCTGAGCCAGATCACGGCCGACCACACCTTCGTGCAGCGCCTGGTCGACTCGGGCAGGATCACGCCCGAGGAGGCCGCCGTCCACCCGCGGCGCTCGGTGCTGATGCGCGTCCTCGGCGACGTCGACGCGGCCCCCGAGATCGACACGGCGATCATCGGCACCCAGCCCGGCGACCGCTGGCTCATCTGCTCCGACGGCCTCTCCAGCTACTTGGCGGAAGACCGCATCCGGAAGGCCCTCGCCTCCGGCCTCGACGCCGACGCCGTCGGTCGCCGCCTGGTCAAGGAGACGCTCGACCACGGCGCCCCCGACAACGTGACCGTCGTGGTCGTCGACGTCGACGAGAGCGAGACGAGTGCCGCCGAGGTCCCGACCACGGTCGGCTCGGCCGCGGCCCCGCTGACCTTCGAGGGGCAGGAGGGTCGGCGCCCGCTGCGGCTCCCCACGATCCTGCTGCACCCGCTCAAGGTCGCGACGACCCCCGAAGACTCCCACTTCGAGCCCGAGAGCGACGAGTACCTCGCCGAGCTCATCGCCGAAGACCGCCGCCGGGCACGCCGACGCCGCATCACCTGGCTGGTGGCGCTGGTCGTCGCGATCCTGCTCGTCGCGGGCGGAGTCTTCTCGACGTACCGGTGGACGCAGGATCACTACTACGTCGGCGAGCAGGGCGGCACGGTCGTCATCTACAAGGGCGTCCAGCAGAGCGTCGGGCCGATCGCCCTGTCGAGCGTGTACGAGACCACCACCGTCTCGGTGTCCGACCTGTCGAACTACAACCGGCAGAACGTGAAAGACACGATCAACGCGGGCAGTCTCCGAGACGCCCGCGCGATCGTCGAGAGGCTCGCCGATGCCAGCAGCCAGTGA
- a CDS encoding DUF3662 and FHA domain-containing protein: protein MGLLDNFEQRLERVVNGAFSKTFRSGVQPLEITSALRHELDVKAAVVSRDRILVPNDFHVNLAPADFSRMDEMGPALTDELTQLVKNHAAAQSYSFAGPVRIALEQNDELTVGILRIDSANVREDDVVWTPVVEIDGTRHTLRKGRTIIGRGSEADITVQDTGTSRKHVEILWDGTRAQATDLGSTNGSKLDGEPLTKAVLQPDSVIQIGRTRIVFRVLPVSTSRNGSGDPRDSRRDDPRGGALR from the coding sequence ATGGGACTGCTCGACAACTTCGAACAACGTCTGGAGCGCGTCGTCAACGGCGCCTTCTCGAAGACGTTCCGTTCGGGTGTGCAGCCTCTCGAGATCACCAGCGCGCTCCGCCACGAGCTCGACGTGAAGGCGGCCGTGGTCAGCCGCGACCGCATCCTGGTGCCGAACGACTTCCACGTGAACCTCGCGCCGGCCGACTTCTCCCGGATGGACGAGATGGGTCCGGCCCTGACCGACGAGCTGACGCAGCTGGTCAAGAACCACGCGGCGGCGCAGTCCTACTCCTTTGCCGGGCCGGTGCGGATCGCGCTCGAGCAGAACGACGAGCTGACGGTGGGGATCCTGCGCATCGACTCGGCGAATGTGCGCGAGGACGACGTCGTCTGGACCCCCGTCGTCGAGATCGACGGCACGCGTCACACGCTCCGCAAGGGCCGCACGATCATCGGCCGCGGCAGCGAGGCCGACATCACGGTGCAAGACACCGGGACGAGCCGCAAGCACGTCGAGATCCTCTGGGACGGAACGCGTGCGCAGGCCACCGACCTGGGGTCGACGAACGGCTCGAAGCTCGACGGGGAGCCCCTCACGAAGGCGGTCCTGCAGCCCGACTCCGTCATCCAGATCGGCCGAACGCGTATCGTGTTCCGAGTGCTTCCCGTGTCGACGTCCCGCAACGGCTCCGGCGACCCCCGCGATTCCCGGCGTGACGACCCTCGCGGAGGTGCCCTCCGATGA
- a CDS encoding FHA domain-containing protein FhaB/FipA has product MTSELTLLVLRLAFIVVLWLFIFFIVYALRSDLFGQRAKRLPADQQPGQQSQQAAPAAQAPRQSAPRTPVPPAAPSGETPTRLVITKGAKNGLEMPLGDGPLTIGRSNESNLIIRDDYTSTHHARLMLWNGRWVVQDLDSTNGTFVNGTRVTVPTPIPTNTTVTIGTTSFELRR; this is encoded by the coding sequence ATGACCAGTGAGCTCACCCTCCTCGTCCTGCGGCTGGCGTTCATCGTCGTCCTGTGGCTCTTCATCTTCTTCATCGTCTACGCGCTCCGCAGCGACCTCTTCGGGCAGCGCGCGAAGCGGCTCCCGGCCGACCAGCAGCCCGGTCAGCAGAGCCAGCAGGCGGCTCCGGCCGCGCAGGCGCCCCGGCAGTCCGCGCCGCGCACGCCGGTCCCGCCGGCGGCGCCCTCCGGCGAGACGCCGACCCGCCTCGTCATCACGAAGGGCGCCAAGAACGGCCTCGAGATGCCTCTCGGCGACGGCCCGCTCACCATCGGCCGCTCGAACGAGAGCAACCTGATCATCCGCGACGACTACACGTCGACGCACCACGCGCGCCTCATGCTCTGGAACGGCCGCTGGGTCGTCCAAGACCTCGACTCGACCAACGGGACCTTCGTGAACGGCACGCGCGTCACCGTCCCGACGCCGATCCCGACGAACACCACCGTCACGATCGGCACGACGAGCTTCGAGCTGCGGCGGTAA
- a CDS encoding DUF4279 domain-containing protein → MSIPDKRHTYAYLFAESTTMPLDSIQSILGLAPDATTQAGDPILRGPAGHVSGFTSWTLYAPIPNDEHLGLYGLTRWLEGLGDVVAERFGQVSELGVHVGLTVVQNMDVEEDLETRSNARNFDLSPAALRWLADAGAGLRIDQYLG, encoded by the coding sequence ATGAGCATCCCTGACAAGAGGCACACCTACGCGTACCTCTTCGCCGAGAGTACGACGATGCCGCTCGATTCGATCCAGTCGATCCTGGGCCTCGCCCCCGATGCAACGACGCAAGCAGGCGATCCGATCCTGCGCGGACCCGCAGGGCACGTGAGCGGATTCACTAGCTGGACGCTCTACGCTCCGATCCCGAACGACGAGCATCTCGGTCTGTACGGCCTGACGCGTTGGCTCGAGGGCCTGGGTGACGTCGTGGCCGAACGCTTCGGACAGGTCTCCGAACTCGGAGTGCACGTCGGGCTCACCGTCGTCCAGAACATGGACGTGGAAGAAGATCTCGAGACTCGGTCGAACGCAAGGAACTTCGACCTGAGCCCCGCCGCTCTTCGCTGGCTAGCAGATGCTGGCGCCGGGCTCAGGATCGATCAGTATCTCGGCTGA